The window GAACGCCCCTGCCGTCATCAGCATGTAGGCGAGCAGGTAGAAGAACATGGTTGAATATGAAAGCGCCGGATCCTCCTTTAAGAAGGTGAACGCCAGCAACATATAGCCGGCATGAGCGATGGAGGAATAGGCGAGCAGTCTTTTAAGATCTTCCTGAAATAGAGCCGACAAGTTTCCTACTACCATTGTTGCAACGGCGATCACGGAGATCAATGGTGTCAGGTCCTTGTCCGATATTATGATAAGTCCGCCGAACACCCTGAAGAAAGCGATGAAGGCCGCGGCCTTAACGGTAGTTGCAAAGAACGTGGTGACCGGAAGCGGCGCCCCCTGATATACGTCAGGCGTCCAGAAGTGAAACGGAACGGCCGATATCTTGAAACCAAGTCCCGAAATAATAAGCCCCGCCGAAATGAACGTTAAAATGGCAACAAAGCTCTCTTTGTCCGGAGGCATTGCTCCCGATATCATAATGTCGGTCGAACCTGTGGCGCCGTAATAGAAGGCGATGCCAAAAAGGAAGAATACGGAGGCCAAGGCCCCAAGCAGAAAATATTTAACGGACGCTTCGTGAGACGCCGACTCCTTGAAATTAAATCCGGCCAGCACATAAAGCGGCAGTGACAATATCTCAAGGCCTATGAATATGACCATGAGATTGGTCCCGCAGGCCATGAGCCCGGCTCCGAACACCGCAAAAAGTATTAGCGAAAGATATTCGCCAAATGAAAACGAACGGGTATTTGCGTAGTTAAATGAAGAAATAACGGCAATGCCTGCCGAAAATGCGAAAAGAATAAAGCTTATGAGCGAAAAACTGTCGAACCTCACCATTAACGGGAAAACGCCCTCTTGAAACGTTACGCCCCTAACCCACCACTGCCAGCTAAAGGCAATCGAAGAGGCAAGCCCCGCTATGCTTAATATCACCAAAAGCTCGCTATTTATCTTCTTCCACCATGAAGAGAACAGAAGGACTAGGAACGATGTTCCAAGGACCACAAGTAGCGGCAAAAGCTGTATGAGCATATCTTTCATAATATCAGCCTACTCCGTCCCAGATCCGCCGGGTGACGAACCTTCTGCCGGTGGCGTTTCTCGCGGGAAAACAGAGTTTTCCTCTCTCCCTGCACTTCCGGACGGTATCTTTTCCGTGCCAAACGTCGCATCGGTCCCCGTTATCCCCTCTTCTTCGGGCACCTTTCCCTGCTCCTTCCGGTCCCAAGGTTCATAGACCCCTGTCGCCTCTTTATAACCAAGTTCGGACTTCGCTTCCGGTATCACCAGTTCTGGCCGGGCCCTTCTTATTTCGGGAATGATTATATTAAGCGGCGTCTTAGGGACATCCGTCACCGACCTTCTCGACATAGCCAGAAAATTATTTGTAGATGCCGTCAATTTTGAAAGCGCGGTCTTCGGATAAACTCCAAGCCACACCATCAATATCAAAAGCGGTGCGATAAGCGCCGTCTCTCTGAGCGACATATCTTTCAGGCTCGGCTTCTTGTCGCCAAAGAATACTCGCTCGATCGACCATAGAATATAGACCGCTGCGATTATCACGCACGAAGCTGAAAAACAGGCAAGATAAGGCTGCGCCCTAAAGGCGCCAACTACTGTTAAGAATTCCCCTACAAAATTATTGAGCCCGGGGAGCCCTAACGAAGAAAGTCCCGTAAAAACGAACGCCCATGCAAAGACCGGCATTGCATTTGCAACGCCGCCGAAGTCCGCTATCTTTCTTGTATGCGCGCGCGAATAGAGCATTCCGAAAAGAAGGAAGAGCGCGCCGGTCGTTATCCCGTGATTCACCATCTGGAGCACCGCCCCTTGCACCCCTTCGGGGTCAAGTGCTATCAAGCCCAGCATCACAAATCCCAAATGGGAGACGGATGAATAGGCTATCAGACGCTTAAGGTCCTTTTGGACCATCGAAACAAGCGCACCATAAATGATGCTTATAACCGCCAGAACGAATATATAGGGCCTGAAATAAGCGACTGCGTCGGGGAAATATGGCATCGCTATCCTGTAAAATCCGTACGCGCCGGCCTTTAAGAAGACGCCGGCAAGGAGCACGCTACCGGCCGTAGGGGCCTCTGTGTGAGCATCGGGTAGCCACGTATGGAACGGGAATATCGGCACCTTGATTGCAAACGCTATCGCAAATGAGAGGAAGATCCACAGCTGGACCGTGGGCGCCAACGGGTTCATTCCAAGCGTTGTCATATCGAACGACCTGCCGGATGCCAGATAAAAATAGATAAGCCCGGCAAGCATAAGGACGGAGCCGACCACGGTATAGAGCAGGAACTTGGTCGCCGCATATATACGGTTGCCGCTCCCCCAGATGCCTATCAGGAAATACATAGGTATCAACATCACTTCCCAGAAGACGTAGAAAAGGAAAAGGTCCAGCGCCGCAAAGAGACCCAAAAGACCGATCTCGCAGGCAAGAATGAGCGCGTAGAACTCTTTGCGATGGCTCTTTATGTCATTCCATGATGCCGCAATGCAAAGAGGCGTTAAGATGGCGGTAAGCGCAAAGAGAAGAAGGCTGGCCCCGTCGAGACCCACCCTGTAATTGATGTTAAGAGAAGGTATCCATGCGACCGTCTCCATAAAGACGTAACCGTTCTGGTTGAAATGGCTCCAGAGATAATATGTGAGCACCGCGGTCAGGATACTCACGCTAAAAGCTATCGCGCGAACCCCTTCTTCGAACTTTCTGGGGATGAAAGAGATGAGAAATATCCCCAAAAGTGGAGAAAACAGGATCGCGGAAAGCTTATGGGCCAACATTAGATCAAGCATGTCTTTCCCAATTCATCTAGAACACTAACCATCCGACAACGAGCGAAACACCTATCACCATAAAGAATATGTAATGGGGCGTA of the Deltaproteobacteria bacterium CG11_big_fil_rev_8_21_14_0_20_49_13 genome contains:
- a CDS encoding Fe-S-binding domain-containing protein, yielding MLAHKLSAILFSPLLGIFLISFIPRKFEEGVRAIAFSVSILTAVLTYYLWSHFNQNGYVFMETVAWIPSLNINYRVGLDGASLLLFALTAILTPLCIAASWNDIKSHRKEFYALILACEIGLLGLFAALDLFLFYVFWEVMLIPMYFLIGIWGSGNRIYAATKFLLYTVVGSVLMLAGLIYFYLASGRSFDMTTLGMNPLAPTVQLWIFLSFAIAFAIKVPIFPFHTWLPDAHTEAPTAGSVLLAGVFLKAGAYGFYRIAMPYFPDAVAYFRPYIFVLAVISIIYGALVSMVQKDLKRLIAYSSVSHLGFVMLGLIALDPEGVQGAVLQMVNHGITTGALFLLFGMLYSRAHTRKIADFGGVANAMPVFAWAFVFTGLSSLGLPGLNNFVGEFLTVVGAFRAQPYLACFSASCVIIAAVYILWSIERVFFGDKKPSLKDMSLRETALIAPLLILMVWLGVYPKTALSKLTASTNNFLAMSRRSVTDVPKTPLNIIIPEIRRARPELVIPEAKSELGYKEATGVYEPWDRKEQGKVPEEEGITGTDATFGTEKIPSGSAGREENSVFPRETPPAEGSSPGGSGTE
- a CDS encoding NADH-quinone oxidoreductase subunit N; its protein translation is MKDMLIQLLPLLVVLGTSFLVLLFSSWWKKINSELLVILSIAGLASSIAFSWQWWVRGVTFQEGVFPLMVRFDSFSLISFILFAFSAGIAVISSFNYANTRSFSFGEYLSLILFAVFGAGLMACGTNLMVIFIGLEILSLPLYVLAGFNFKESASHEASVKYFLLGALASVFFLFGIAFYYGATGSTDIMISGAMPPDKESFVAILTFISAGLIISGLGFKISAVPFHFWTPDVYQGAPLPVTTFFATTVKAAAFIAFFRVFGGLIIISDKDLTPLISVIAVATMVVGNLSALFQEDLKRLLAYSSIAHAGYMLLAFTFLKEDPALSYSTMFFYLLAYMLMTAGAFIVISMMNGTDRERASISDFAGLSKKSPWLALAFSIFLFSLAGFPPTGGFFAKFYLFKGALDYHHVTLVIIAVLNSLVAVYYYMRPVVVMYFGTEPARTEEESDETNYSCIGTVAFAAVTVILLGIFPSTILAILQKY